One region of Desulfovibrio sp. JC022 genomic DNA includes:
- a CDS encoding 4Fe-4S cluster-binding domain-containing protein: protein MRNGIGYRFVLYLYGCAWPCRACLDKGRWSRKS, encoded by the coding sequence ATGCGAAACGGTATAGGATATCGATTTGTTCTTTATCTTTATGGATGCGCATGGCCTTGTCGAGCATGCCTTGATAAAGGTCGATGGAGCAGGAAATCGTGA